In a single window of the Magnolia sinica isolate HGM2019 chromosome 7, MsV1, whole genome shotgun sequence genome:
- the LOC131251622 gene encoding non-functional NADPH-dependent codeinone reductase 2-like — MGEIPTAVLSSGHTIPLIGMGTATYPVPPQDQLISNFISAMELGYRHFDTAAVYYTEEALGLAIAEAIRRGVVKSREELFITSKLWCNEAHHDRVIPAVKKTLENLGLEYLDLYLIHWPLSLKPGELTFQFKKEDLLAMDFKSVWEAMEECQKLGLTKSIGVSNFSCKKLSDLIAVASIPPAVNQVEMHATWQQQKLREFCKENGIHVTAWSPLGANGATWGTLAIMESPVLKEIADAKGKTVAQVALRWLHEQGVSVVVKSFNKERMKKNIQIFDWELTKDERDQISRVPQRRGFSGELFLSPSGPFKSVEELWDGEV; from the exons ATGGGAGAGATTCCAACGGCTGTCCTGAGTTCTGGCCACACCATCCCATTGATTGGAATGGGGACCGCAACGTACCCTGTCCCACCTCAAGACCAGCTCATCTCCAACTTCATCAGTGCAATGGAGCTGGGGTACAGGCACTTCGATACAGCTGCGGTGTACTATACCGAGGAGGCCCTGGGACTGGCCATAGCAGAAGCTATCCGACGAGGAGTTGTAAAGAGCCGGGAAGAGCTCTTCATCACGTCCAAGCTGTGGTGTaacgaggcccaccatgatcgtGTCATCCCAGCCGTCAAGAAGACCCTCGA GAATCTTGGATTGGAGTATCTGGACCTCTATCTCATACACTGGCCCCTGAGCTTGAAGCCAGGAGAACTTACATTCCAATTCAAGAAAGAAGACCTTCTGGCCATGGATTTCAAGTCTGTCTGGGAAGCCATGGAAGAGTGCCAAAAGCTCGGGTTGACGAAGTCGATCGGAGTGAGTAATTTCTCCTGCAAGAAGCTCTCGGACCTGATCGCCGTCGCCAGTATACCTCCAGCTGTTAATCAG GTGGAGATGCATGCCACATGGCAGCAGCAGAAGCTTAGGGAGTTTTGCAAGGAGAATGGAATCCATGTAACTGCATGGAGCCCACTGGGTGCGAATGGGGCCACCTGGGGAACGCTGGCGATCATGGAAAGTCCGGTCCTTAAAGAAATTGCCGACGCTAAAGGCAAGACCGTCGCTCAG GTTGCTCTGAGGTGGTTACATGAACAGGGGGTGAGCGTGGTGGTGAAGAGCTTCAACAAGgagaggatgaagaagaacatacAGATCTTTGATTGGGAACTAACCAAGGACGAGAGGGACCAGATTAGCCGGGTCCCACAACGTCGGGGATTTTCAGGGGAATTGTTTCTTTCTCCAAGTGGGCCTTTCAAATCAGTAGAAGAACTTTGGGATGGAGAGGTAtag
- the LOC131251621 gene encoding transmembrane 9 superfamily member 3-like, protein MAKIPFLAVGIVILCCGIGVKSDGSDHRYKAKDHVPLYANKVGPFHNPSETYRYFDLPFCTPDHVTEKKEALGEVLNGDRLVVAPYKLDFLIDKDSEGICKKKLSAKEVAQFRKAVAKDYYFQMYYDDLPIWGFLGKIDKEGKADPSEYKYYLYKHIHFDILFNKDRVIEINVRTDPNALVDVTEDKEVEAEFMYTVKWKETDTPFEKRMEKYSKSSSLPHHLEIHWFSIINSCVTVLLLTGFLATILMRVLKNDFVKYAHDEESAEDQEETGWKYIHGDVFRYPKFKSLFAAALGSGTQLFALTIFIFILALVGVFYPYNRGALFTALVVIYALTSGVAGYTATSFYCQLEGTNWVRNLLLTGCLFCGPLFLTFCFLNTVAIAYSATAALPFGTIVVIGLIWTLVTSPLLVLGGIAGKNSKAEFQAPCRTTKYPREIPPLPWYRGAIPQMAMAGFLPFSAIYIELYYIFASVWGHRIYTIYSILFIVFIILLIVTAFITVALTYFQLAAEDHEWWWRSFLCGGSTGLFIYAYCLYYYHARSDMSGFMQTSFFFGYMACICYGFFLMLGTVGFRASLLFVRHIYRSIKCE, encoded by the exons TGAGACGTATCGTTATTTCGATCTTCCCTTTTGTACACCAG ATCATGTGACGGAGAAAAAAGAAGCTCTTGGGGAAGTCCTGAATGGAGATCGTCTGGTCGTTGCTCCCTACAAACTTGATTTCCTTATTGATAAAGATTCTGAAGGTATTTGTAAAAAAAAGCTGTCAGCAAAAGAAGTTGCCCAATTTCGGAAAGCAGTCGCCAAGGACTACTACTTCCAGATGTACTATGATGATTTGCCAATCTGGGGATTTCTTGGGAAGATCGATAAGGAAGGGAAAGCTGACCCCAGCGAGTACAAATATTATCTTTACAAGCATATTCATTTTGACATTCTTTTCAACAAGGATCGTGTTATTGAGATTAATGTCCGGACTGATCCGAATGCCTTGGTGGATGTCACTGAGGACAAGGAAGTCGAAGCGGAATTCATGTACACAGTGAAATGGAAAGAAACTGATACTCCTTTTGAGAAAAGGATGGAAAAGTACTCAAAATCTTCTTCACTGCCGCATCACTTGGAGATCCATTGGTTCTCGATAATAAACTCGTGTGTTACAGTTCTCCTCCTGACAGGATTCCTCGCCACGATTCTAATGCGGGTGCTTAAGAATGATTTTGTTAA GTATGCCCATGACGAGGAGTCAGCTGAAGATCAAGAAGAGACTGGATGGAAGTACATTCACGGTGATGTCTTCAGGTACCCGAAGTTCAAGTCTTTGTTTGCTGCTGCCCTTGGTTCTGGCACTCAGCTGTTCGCCCT CACAATTTTCATTTTCATACTTGCGCTTGTTGGGGTATTCTATCCATACAACCGAGGAGCTCTTTTCACTGCTCTGGTGGTCATATATGCTCTTACATCAGGTGTCGCAGGCTATACTGCAACTTCCTTCTATTGCCAGCTTGAAGGAACAAACTGG GTGCGGAATCTGTTGTTGACAGGGTGCCTTTTCTGCGGGCCTTTGTTCCTAACCTTCTGCTTCCTTAACACAGTTGCTATAGCTTATAGCGCCACTGCAGCATTGCCATTTGGCACGATTGTGGTGATTGGCCTCATATGGACACTGGTAACATCTCCTTTGCTTGTTCTGGGTGGCATTGCAGGGAAGAACAGCAAGGCCGAATTCCAAGCACCCTGTCGCACCACTAAGTATCCTCGAGAGATTCCGCCATTACCTTGGTACAGAGGGGCAATTCCTCAGATGGCAATGGCTGGGTTTTTGCCCTTCAGCGCTATCTACATTGAACTTTACTACATATTCGCCAGTGTGTGGGGCCACAGGATTTACACCATATACAGCATTCTCTTCATAGTCTTCATCATTCTCCTAATTGTCACTGCTTTCATTACTGTGGCGTTGACTTACTTTCAGCTTGCCGCCGAAGACCATGAATGGTGGTGGAG GTCTTTTCTCTGTGGAGGATCCACTGGCTTATTTATCTATGCATACTGCCTCTACTACTATCATGCTCGGTCGGATATGTCTGGTTTCATGCAGACGTCTTTCTTCTTTGGGTACATGGCTTGCATATGCTATGGTTTCTTCCTCATGCTTGGGACCGTCGGTTTCCGTGCCTCCCTACTCTTTGTCCGCCACATTTACCGCTCTATCAAGTGCGAGTAG